A DNA window from Daucus carota subsp. sativus chromosome 3, DH1 v3.0, whole genome shotgun sequence contains the following coding sequences:
- the LOC108210572 gene encoding protein DETOXIFICATION 14-like isoform X1 — protein MNMDQVLLVSVNKESKICKWDGFMEEMKKMSCIAMPMVLVTVSQNLLRVISMMMVGHLGELSLSGAAVATSLTNVTGFSLMFGLASALETLCGQAYGAEQYKRLGIYTYGAIISLLVLCIPVSFLWLYMDEFLVLIGQDPLISHEASIYAMWLIPTLFPYAILQLLVRYLQSQSLILPMVLSSIAALILHIPLCWALVFKFNLGSSGAALSLGFSYWLNVILLGIYVKYSSSCEKTRVSFSSDVFLNIREFFRFAIPSAVMVCLEWWSFELIILLAGKLANPQLETSVLSICFTVTALHYYIPYSFGAAASTRVSNALGAGNPNAAQLATMTVMVLGAAEVIIAVSFLYCCRDVLGYAFGYEKEVIDYVKDMTPIICLSMIMDSLQAVVSGIARGTGWQHIGAYVNLGAYYLVGIPVALISGFVLHLGGKGLWSGFLGGALVQCVMLSVITSCTDWQKQARKARERIFEDEFKYGQLSTSLPL, from the exons ATGAATATGGATCAAGTGCTGCTGGTAAGTGTGAACAAGGAAAGTAAGATTTGTAAATGGGATGGATTTATGGAagagatgaagaagatgagCTGCATAGCCATGCCCATGGTGCTTGTAACTGTTTCGCAGAACCTCTTACGTGTCATTTCCATGATGATGGTGGGCCATCTCGGTGAACTCTCACTCTCCGGCGCTGCTGTGGCCACTTCTCTCACTAATGTCACCGGCTTTAGCCTTATG TTTGGACTGGCTAGCGCGCTGGAGACGTTGTGTGGACAAGCTTATGGTGCAGAGCAATACAAAAGGCTTGGAATTTATACTTATGGTGCTATTATCTCTCTCCTTGTACTTTGTATACCAGTATCTTTTTTATGGCTCTACATGGATGAATTCCTTGTATTGATTGGCCAAGACCCTTTAATCTCACATGAAGCTAGCATATACGCAATGTGGCTGATTCCTACGCTGTTCCCCTATGCTATACTTCAACTACTTGTTCGCTACTTGCAATCGCAGAGTTTGATCCTTCCGATGGTCTTAAGCTCAATTGCGGCTCTTATATTACACATACCTCTTTGTTGGGCATTAGTGTTTAAGTTTAATTTGGGAAGCAGTGGGGCAGCTTTATCCCTTGGTTTTTCATATTGGTTGAATGTAATTTTGCTTGGAATTTATGTGAAATACTCGTCGTCCTGTGAAAAGACTCGTGTCTCCTTCTCAAGTGATGTTTTTTTGAATATCAGGGAGTTTTTTCGCTTTGCTATCCCTTCTGCTGTCATGGTCTG TCTAGAGTGGTGGTCGTTCGAGCTAATAATACTGCTTGCTGGAAAATTGGCAAATCCCCAACTTGAGACTTCAGTTCTTTCAATATG CTTTACGGTGACTGCACTGCACTATTATATACCATATTCTTTCGGGGCTGCTGCCAG TACTCGAGTATCTAATGCACTAGGCGCTGGTAATCCAAATGCAGCTCAACTAGCTACGATGACAGTAATGGTTCTTGGAGCAGCAGAAGTTATTATTGCGGTTTCATTTCTTTACTGCTGCCGAGATGTTCTTGGATATGCATTTGGCTATGAAAAGGAAGTCATAGACTATGTCAAAGATATGACCCCAATTATTTGTCTTTCCATGATAATGGACAGCTTACAAGCTGTAGTTTCAG GGATTGCTAGAGGAACAGGATGGCAACATATCGGGGCCTATGTAAATCTCGGAGCATATTATCTGGTTGGGATTCCAGTAGCCCTGATATCTGGTTTTGTTCTGCATTTGGGAGGAAAGGGCCTTTGGTCAGGTTTTCTTGGAGGAGCCCTGGTGCAATGTGTTATGCTTTCTGTCATAACAAGCTGCACAGATTGGCAAAAACAG GCAAGAAAGGCGAGGGAAAGGATATTTGAGGATGAATTCAAATACGGTCAACTTTCCACTAGCTTACCTTTGTAA
- the LOC108210572 gene encoding protein DETOXIFICATION 14-like isoform X2, producing MNMDQVLLVSVNKESKICKWDGFMEEMKKMSCIAMPMVLVTVSQNLLRVISMMMVGHLGELSLSGAAVATSLTNVTGFSLMFGLASALETLCGQAYGAEQYKRLGIYTYGAIISLLVLCIPVSFLWLYMDEFLVLIGQDPLISHEASIYAMWLIPTLFPYAILQLLVRYLQSQSLILPMVLSSIAALILHIPLCWALVFKFNLGSSGAALSLGFSYWLNVILLGIYVKYSSSCEKTRVSFSSDVFLNIREFFRFAIPSAVMVCLEWWSFELIILLAGKLANPQLETSVLSICFTVTALHYYIPYSFGAAASTRVSNALGAGNPNAAQLATMTVMVLGAAEVIIAVSFLYCCRDVLGYAFGYEKEVIDYVKDMTPIICLSMIMDSLQAVVSGIARGTGWQHIGAYVNLGAYYLVGIPVALISGFVLHLGGKGLWSGFLGGALVQCVMLSVITSCTDWQKQARKARERIFEDEFKYVLVQ from the exons ATGAATATGGATCAAGTGCTGCTGGTAAGTGTGAACAAGGAAAGTAAGATTTGTAAATGGGATGGATTTATGGAagagatgaagaagatgagCTGCATAGCCATGCCCATGGTGCTTGTAACTGTTTCGCAGAACCTCTTACGTGTCATTTCCATGATGATGGTGGGCCATCTCGGTGAACTCTCACTCTCCGGCGCTGCTGTGGCCACTTCTCTCACTAATGTCACCGGCTTTAGCCTTATG TTTGGACTGGCTAGCGCGCTGGAGACGTTGTGTGGACAAGCTTATGGTGCAGAGCAATACAAAAGGCTTGGAATTTATACTTATGGTGCTATTATCTCTCTCCTTGTACTTTGTATACCAGTATCTTTTTTATGGCTCTACATGGATGAATTCCTTGTATTGATTGGCCAAGACCCTTTAATCTCACATGAAGCTAGCATATACGCAATGTGGCTGATTCCTACGCTGTTCCCCTATGCTATACTTCAACTACTTGTTCGCTACTTGCAATCGCAGAGTTTGATCCTTCCGATGGTCTTAAGCTCAATTGCGGCTCTTATATTACACATACCTCTTTGTTGGGCATTAGTGTTTAAGTTTAATTTGGGAAGCAGTGGGGCAGCTTTATCCCTTGGTTTTTCATATTGGTTGAATGTAATTTTGCTTGGAATTTATGTGAAATACTCGTCGTCCTGTGAAAAGACTCGTGTCTCCTTCTCAAGTGATGTTTTTTTGAATATCAGGGAGTTTTTTCGCTTTGCTATCCCTTCTGCTGTCATGGTCTG TCTAGAGTGGTGGTCGTTCGAGCTAATAATACTGCTTGCTGGAAAATTGGCAAATCCCCAACTTGAGACTTCAGTTCTTTCAATATG CTTTACGGTGACTGCACTGCACTATTATATACCATATTCTTTCGGGGCTGCTGCCAG TACTCGAGTATCTAATGCACTAGGCGCTGGTAATCCAAATGCAGCTCAACTAGCTACGATGACAGTAATGGTTCTTGGAGCAGCAGAAGTTATTATTGCGGTTTCATTTCTTTACTGCTGCCGAGATGTTCTTGGATATGCATTTGGCTATGAAAAGGAAGTCATAGACTATGTCAAAGATATGACCCCAATTATTTGTCTTTCCATGATAATGGACAGCTTACAAGCTGTAGTTTCAG GGATTGCTAGAGGAACAGGATGGCAACATATCGGGGCCTATGTAAATCTCGGAGCATATTATCTGGTTGGGATTCCAGTAGCCCTGATATCTGGTTTTGTTCTGCATTTGGGAGGAAAGGGCCTTTGGTCAGGTTTTCTTGGAGGAGCCCTGGTGCAATGTGTTATGCTTTCTGTCATAACAAGCTGCACAGATTGGCAAAAACAG GCAAGAAAGGCGAGGGAAAGGATATTTGAGGATGAATTCAAATACG TACTTGTTCAATAA